A single region of the Armatimonadota bacterium genome encodes:
- a CDS encoding hypothetical protein (possible pseudo, internal stop codon, frameshifted), with translation MNPPKCDDTDYIHCLIASQRVFTCTQAARCQPDTQGTAAHDAFTRLLAPIRRRCGSKHSSGYTSRRGYDDTILDQPYAQQMEWVCDHWSGKYRRVVQGICLLRLLCTQGEALVPCDYRVYTKRETKNEFFRAMLGVAHARGFTPKYVQMDSGILG, from the coding sequence GTGAACCCACCCAAATGTGATGACACGGACTACATCCACTGCCTCATCGCCAGCCAAAGGGTGTTCACCTGCACCCAAGCCGCCCGATGCCAACCCGATACACAGGGCACAGCCGCGCACGATGCCTTCACCCGCCTGCTGGCACCGATACGGAGGCGTTGTGGCAGCAAGCACAGCAGTGGATACACAAGCAGAAGGGGATACGACGACACCATCTTAGACCAGCCCTATGCGCAGCAGATGGAGTGGGTCTGTGACCACTGGAGTGGCAAATACCGTCGCGTGGTCCAAGGCATTTGCCTGTTGAGGTTGCTGTGCACACAAGGGGAGGCGCTCGTTCCCTGTGACTATCGGGTGTATACCAAGAGAGAGACGAAGAACGAGTTCTTTCGGGCGATGCTTGGGGTAGCGCACGCTCGCGGTTTCACACCGAAGTATGTTCAGATGGACAGTGGTATTCTGGGGTAG
- a CDS encoding hypothetical protein (possible pseudo, internal stop codon, frameshifted) — protein MTEAQRAQWEQLGWGIEEYHRAVKQCCGVERAQVRQAVCWLGHLQCALRAFLRLGSYRLRSGVSWYEAKQRIIRDAIRAYWRHPLYVVQPTA, from the coding sequence ATGACGGAGGCACAGCGTGCGCAGTGGGAACAGCTGGGTTGGGGTATAGAGGAATACCATCGTGCTGTGAAGCAGTGTTGCGGGGTGGAGCGCGCGCAGGTTCGGCAGGCGGTGTGTTGGTTGGGGCACTTGCAGTGTGCGTTACGTGCCTTTTTACGGTTGGGGTCGTATCGTTTACGCAGCGGGGTGAGTTGGTATGAGGCGAAGCAGCGCATCATTCGGGATGCGATACGTGCCTATTGGAGGCATCCCCTCTATGTCGTGCAGCCAACTGCGTAA
- a CDS encoding Fis family transcriptional regulator produces MGNGTLRVLIADDEPIIRLDLKNMLESLGYEVVAEAGDGVSAVEAARTLKPDVAILDIKMPGMDGIDAANVLNSEKIAPVVLLTAFSDMDLINRAKEAGVFAYLVKPFRESDLRPAIEIAISRYKEFLALEEEVNELEDKLETRKLIERAKGILMDQYGLKEQEAFRRIQVQSMNTRKSMKEIAEAIIIAHSV; encoded by the coding sequence ATGGGCAACGGCACACTTCGTGTCCTGATTGCCGACGACGAACCCATTATCCGGCTGGACCTCAAGAACATGCTCGAATCGCTGGGTTACGAGGTTGTCGCCGAGGCGGGTGATGGGGTCTCGGCAGTGGAAGCGGCCCGCACCCTGAAGCCAGATGTGGCCATTCTAGACATCAAGATGCCGGGCATGGACGGCATCGACGCGGCGAACGTGCTGAACAGCGAAAAGATTGCGCCGGTAGTACTGCTGACCGCCTTCAGCGATATGGACCTGATCAACCGCGCGAAGGAGGCAGGGGTTTTTGCCTATCTGGTGAAACCGTTCCGCGAGAGCGACCTGCGCCCCGCCATTGAGATCGCTATCTCGCGCTACAAAGAGTTCCTCGCGCTGGAGGAAGAGGTCAACGAGCTGGAAGACAAGCTGGAGACGCGCAAGCTGATCGAGCGCGCCAAGGGCATCCTGATGGACCAGTACGGTCTGAAGGAGCAAGAGGCGTTCCGCCGTATTCAGGTACAGAGCATGAACACGCGCAAGTCGATGAAGGAAATCGCCGAAGCCATCATCATTGCGCATAGTGTGTAG
- the yhdJ gene encoding methyltransferase: MVEVLEGDCVYHLRSLCQRGEQFHLTFLDPPFNQGKEYDFFEDNLPPETYWQWMEHVCQLVYRCSAPGAAIYFMQREKNTEQVLRVLRETGWTLQNLIIWLKKTSAVPSTIRFGKQYQIIAFATKGETPRVFHRLRIDAPLRPEHRQPREDGVFVTDCWDDIRELTSGYFAGDEALRTPTGERFHKQQSPIALLLRILLSSTHPGDWVLDPFAGTGTTGVVAEQLGRHCVLIENAPRNVEMIRWRLEVQRPADSIDKWRHYYRFTPNLDEIWPAEGTRAWGREKQMALFEEHRVYGDH; the protein is encoded by the coding sequence ATGGTAGAAGTGCTGGAAGGAGACTGCGTCTATCATCTCCGCTCGCTTTGTCAGAGAGGGGAACAGTTTCATCTCACCTTCCTGGACCCTCCTTTCAACCAGGGCAAGGAATACGACTTCTTTGAGGATAACTTGCCACCGGAGACCTACTGGCAGTGGATGGAACATGTTTGCCAACTAGTCTATCGCTGTTCTGCACCCGGAGCAGCCATCTACTTCATGCAGCGCGAGAAGAATACCGAACAGGTGCTCAGAGTGCTTAGAGAGACGGGATGGACGCTACAGAACCTGATTATCTGGCTCAAAAAGACCTCTGCCGTACCCAGTACTATTCGCTTTGGGAAACAGTATCAAATTATTGCCTTTGCCACCAAAGGTGAGACTCCGCGCGTCTTTCACCGCCTGCGCATCGACGCCCCACTGCGCCCCGAACATCGTCAACCGCGAGAGGACGGAGTGTTCGTCACCGATTGCTGGGATGATATTCGCGAGCTCACGTCAGGATACTTTGCCGGCGACGAAGCGTTGCGCACGCCAACCGGTGAGCGTTTCCACAAACAGCAATCTCCGATAGCCCTTCTACTACGCATTCTTTTGTCTTCTACTCATCCCGGCGACTGGGTGCTGGATCCGTTTGCAGGCACCGGAACGACCGGGGTGGTCGCCGAGCAGCTGGGGCGCCACTGCGTGCTGATAGAGAACGCCCCGCGCAATGTAGAGATGATTCGCTGGAGGCTGGAGGTGCAAAGACCCGCCGATTCGATAGACAAATGGCGCCACTATTATCGCTTTACCCCGAATCTGGACGAAATCTGGCCTGCGGAAGGCACGCGGGCATGGGGTAGAGAGAAGCAAATGGCGCTTTTCGAGGAGCACAGGGTATATGGGGATCATTAA
- a CDS encoding hydrolase, which produces MRHPQIVQADRSVLVVVDMQEPFLRHIFERERVIEKSRLLIQSANVLKVPVIATLQYAQKMGGVIPEIAEVLPEGCEPIDKMCFSCYGSEPFRAALMASERTQVVLCGVEAHICVTQTALDAQAAGFQVHVAEDAVSSRSREDWQIAMRRLRHAEVVVTCAESVAYEWLVQAGTDEFRQILQLVK; this is translated from the coding sequence ATGCGTCACCCACAGATTGTGCAGGCAGACCGTTCGGTGCTGGTGGTTGTGGATATGCAGGAGCCTTTCCTGCGCCATATCTTCGAGCGCGAGCGGGTCATCGAGAAGTCTCGCTTGCTGATTCAATCCGCGAACGTGCTGAAGGTTCCGGTCATCGCCACCCTGCAATATGCCCAGAAGATGGGAGGCGTCATCCCCGAAATCGCCGAGGTGCTTCCCGAAGGTTGCGAGCCGATAGACAAGATGTGCTTCAGCTGCTACGGTTCCGAGCCGTTCCGCGCGGCGCTGATGGCGAGCGAGCGCACGCAGGTGGTGCTCTGTGGCGTGGAGGCGCACATCTGTGTAACACAGACCGCTCTGGACGCACAGGCGGCGGGCTTTCAGGTGCACGTGGCAGAGGATGCTGTGAGTTCGCGATCGCGAGAGGACTGGCAAATCGCCATGCGTCGGCTACGCCATGCAGAGGTAGTGGTGACTTGTGCGGAGTCGGTGGCCTACGAGTGGCTGGTTCAGGCGGGCACCGACGAGTTCCGGCAGATACTGCAGCTGGTGAAGTGA
- the bcp gene encoding putative peroxiredoxin bcp produces MSVREGQPAPDFALPSTDGSVVRLSDLRGKKVVLYFYPKDDTPGCTKEACSFRDNLGVLQSMGVVVLGVSADSVASHQKFAQKYGLNFPLLADEGAQVATLYGVWKEKKQYGRTYMGIERTTFLIDEEGVVRRIFPKVKVDGHVEEVIEAIRSLEA; encoded by the coding sequence ATGAGCGTGCGGGAAGGACAACCAGCCCCCGATTTTGCACTGCCGTCCACCGATGGCAGCGTCGTTCGCCTGTCAGACCTGCGAGGCAAGAAGGTGGTTCTTTACTTCTATCCGAAGGATGATACGCCCGGGTGTACGAAGGAAGCCTGTTCGTTCCGGGATAATCTGGGCGTCCTGCAAAGTATGGGCGTAGTGGTTCTGGGAGTCAGTGCCGACAGTGTGGCGTCGCACCAGAAGTTCGCGCAAAAGTACGGTCTGAACTTCCCCTTGCTGGCGGATGAAGGGGCGCAGGTTGCCACGCTGTACGGCGTATGGAAGGAGAAGAAGCAGTACGGCAGGACGTACATGGGCATCGAGCGCACCACGTTCCTGATCGATGAAGAAGGCGTCGTGCGCCGGATTTTCCCGAAAGTCAAAGTGGATGGTCACGTCGAAGAGGTGATAGAGGCGATTCGTTCTCTGGAGGCATAA
- the rsmI gene encoding ribosomal RNA small subunit methyltransferase I has translation MVSAAGTLYVVATPIGNLEDITLRALSVLREVNLIAAEDTRVTRKLLSHYDIHTPLTSLHEYSPPAKIEQLVQRLLAGESIALVTDAGTPTLSDPGSALIHRARGAGIRVVCVPGASAVTAAVSIAGLAEGRFAFDGFPPRQAKERRAYLQTLANERRAVVWFEAPHRLCSLLRDVLEVLGDRELFIARELTKQFEETRFARVSEWLAHFEQTPPRGEFTLVLLPQEEKPICSTEEPLQIVQQMVNQGMSEKEALREAAKRCGVPRRELYARWVEWKGGKS, from the coding sequence GTGGTAAGCGCCGCGGGCACACTGTATGTGGTGGCAACGCCCATCGGCAACCTGGAGGATATTACCCTGCGTGCTTTGAGTGTGCTGCGTGAGGTGAACCTTATCGCAGCGGAAGATACCCGTGTCACGCGCAAACTGCTGAGCCATTACGATATCCATACTCCCCTTACCAGCCTGCACGAGTACTCACCCCCTGCCAAAATCGAGCAGCTGGTGCAACGGCTGCTGGCGGGAGAGAGCATCGCACTGGTCACCGATGCGGGCACGCCCACGCTCAGCGACCCGGGCAGCGCATTGATACACCGCGCCCGTGGAGCAGGAATACGGGTGGTTTGCGTGCCCGGTGCGTCTGCGGTGACAGCAGCAGTAAGCATCGCGGGATTGGCGGAAGGGCGTTTCGCATTCGACGGCTTCCCCCCGCGCCAGGCGAAGGAACGGCGTGCGTATCTGCAGACACTGGCAAATGAGCGCAGGGCGGTGGTATGGTTCGAGGCGCCTCACCGGTTGTGCAGCTTGCTTCGGGATGTGCTGGAGGTACTGGGCGACCGTGAGCTGTTCATCGCTCGTGAGCTGACCAAGCAGTTTGAAGAGACGCGCTTCGCCAGAGTGAGTGAATGGCTGGCACACTTTGAACAAACTCCCCCTCGCGGCGAGTTCACCCTGGTTCTCCTTCCGCAGGAAGAGAAACCCATCTGCTCTACCGAGGAGCCTCTGCAGATAGTGCAGCAGATGGTCAACCAGGGCATGAGCGAGAAGGAGGCTCTGAGGGAAGCGGCAAAGCGCTGCGGCGTACCTCGCAGGGAACTGTATGCCCGCTGGGTGGAGTGGAAAGGCGGGAAGTCATAG
- the sgbU gene encoding hexulose-6-phosphate isomerase: MKIGVNRWTMPGDWSFEQCLKAAKEAGFDSIEFNMAEDGVLGFEAKESEVRQIAEMAQRIGVELSSLSTGLGWQYPLTSPDPAVREKGMAAIRKQLQIASWLGVDTILVVPGVVNEQTAYDEAYERAHKALRELLPDAERLGVRIGVENVWNKFLLSPLEMRQFVDELGSPYAGVYFDAGNVLVMGYPEQWIRILGKRIYRVHVKDFKTHIGNITGFCNPLQGNVPWAKVNDALRQVGYDSYITAEVEGYPNYPELGLKHIAESLKAVFKSHS; encoded by the coding sequence ATGAAAATCGGCGTCAATCGATGGACGATGCCCGGTGACTGGTCGTTTGAGCAATGCCTCAAAGCGGCGAAGGAAGCTGGGTTCGACAGCATCGAGTTCAATATGGCGGAAGACGGCGTGCTGGGCTTCGAGGCAAAGGAGTCCGAGGTGCGCCAGATTGCGGAGATGGCTCAGCGCATCGGCGTGGAGTTATCCAGCCTTTCCACCGGCTTGGGGTGGCAGTATCCGCTGACCAGCCCCGACCCTGCGGTGCGCGAGAAAGGCATGGCAGCCATCCGCAAGCAGTTGCAGATTGCCAGCTGGCTGGGTGTGGACACCATTCTGGTTGTGCCCGGTGTAGTCAACGAACAAACCGCTTACGATGAGGCGTACGAACGCGCTCACAAAGCATTGCGCGAACTGCTCCCCGATGCAGAGCGACTGGGTGTGCGCATCGGCGTAGAGAACGTGTGGAACAAGTTCCTTCTCAGCCCGCTGGAAATGCGCCAGTTTGTGGACGAGCTGGGTAGCCCCTATGCAGGCGTCTATTTCGACGCCGGCAACGTGCTGGTGATGGGCTATCCGGAACAGTGGATACGCATTCTTGGCAAACGCATCTATCGCGTGCACGTGAAAGATTTTAAGACACACATTGGCAACATCACGGGCTTCTGCAATCCCCTGCAGGGCAACGTGCCCTGGGCGAAGGTCAACGACGCGCTCCGGCAGGTAGGCTACGACAGCTACATCACCGCCGAAGTGGAGGGGTATCCGAACTATCCCGAGCTGGGCTTGAAGCATATTGCCGAGAGCCTGAAGGCTGTTTTCAAGTCACACTCATGA
- a CDS encoding dehydrogenase: protein MLRVGIVGVGTMGRTHASAYTKLPNTQLVGFYDAISDAARRVASQFGVQAFDSYEAMLEQVDMVDICTPTPTHLSLVLQAASAGKHILCEKPLGRTLEQCEQMIDAAHKAGVTLMPAQVLRFFPEFKQAHDLVLAGAVGKPAAIRTRRGGPYPRAANNWYADFEQSGGPILDMVIHDFDWLRWTFGEVERVFAKALTFKKINYVDYALITLRLKSGAIAHVEANWADPSGFKVDFEIAGDAGMIAFDSRFAMPLTVAKQEAGGGGGGVAVPESPLAEDPYMLEIKHFVDSVQAGQQPSITAEDGMKAVEIALAAIESARTGKVIRLGGGA, encoded by the coding sequence ATGCTGCGAGTGGGTATCGTGGGCGTAGGCACAATGGGACGCACCCACGCGTCCGCCTACACGAAACTGCCCAACACCCAGCTGGTGGGTTTCTATGATGCCATTTCGGATGCTGCCCGGCGGGTGGCATCTCAGTTTGGTGTGCAGGCGTTCGACAGCTACGAAGCCATGCTGGAACAGGTGGATATGGTGGACATCTGCACCCCTACCCCTACCCATCTGTCACTGGTGCTTCAGGCGGCGAGCGCGGGCAAGCATATCCTGTGTGAGAAGCCACTGGGACGCACGCTGGAGCAGTGCGAGCAAATGATCGACGCCGCTCACAAAGCGGGCGTGACGCTGATGCCTGCACAGGTACTGCGCTTCTTCCCCGAGTTCAAACAGGCACACGACCTGGTGCTGGCGGGCGCAGTGGGCAAACCGGCGGCGATTCGCACCCGACGCGGCGGACCCTATCCCCGTGCTGCCAATAACTGGTACGCCGACTTTGAACAGAGCGGCGGTCCGATTCTGGATATGGTCATCCATGACTTCGACTGGCTGCGCTGGACGTTCGGCGAGGTAGAGCGTGTGTTCGCCAAGGCACTGACCTTCAAGAAGATCAACTATGTCGACTACGCGCTCATCACCCTGCGCCTGAAGAGCGGCGCCATCGCGCACGTGGAGGCGAACTGGGCAGACCCCAGTGGCTTCAAGGTGGACTTCGAAATCGCGGGCGACGCGGGCATGATTGCCTTCGACAGCCGCTTTGCAATGCCGTTGACGGTGGCGAAACAGGAGGCAGGCGGCGGAGGCGGGGGCGTGGCTGTGCCCGAGAGTCCTCTGGCGGAAGACCCTTACATGCTGGAGATAAAGCACTTCGTGGACAGCGTGCAGGCAGGACAACAACCGTCTATCACCGCCGAGGACGGCATGAAGGCAGTGGAGATTGCGCTCGCCGCGATAGAGAGCGCACGCACTGGCAAGGTGATTCGGCTGGGAGGAGGTGCTTGA
- a CDS encoding dehydrogenase, which yields MAVRIGMMSFAHMHAYSYAHCVKQLEAEGKAQLVGVADDDPQRGQQVAQQYSTRFYDSYEALLQAGIDAVIVCPENIKHRPLTEMAAKAGKHVLCEKPLATNKADGRAMIEVCKANSVQLMTAFPCRFSPSYIRLKQMVESGELGEVLAIRGTNRGRNPGGWFIVPELSGGGAVIDHTVHVTDLCRDLLKSEVVEVYAEIGNGFCHGDFDDTGMLTLTFANDVFATLDSSWSRPKVFPTWGDVTLQVVGTKGLVYMDMFAQNSTLYDDRNMRITLEHWGSSIDYGLVSAFVESVATGKPVPITGEDGLAAAEVAFAAYESAKRGEPVRLPLPE from the coding sequence ATGGCGGTACGAATCGGCATGATGAGCTTTGCGCACATGCACGCCTACTCCTACGCACACTGCGTGAAGCAGCTGGAGGCGGAAGGCAAGGCGCAGCTGGTGGGTGTGGCGGACGATGACCCGCAGCGCGGACAGCAGGTCGCACAACAGTACAGCACACGCTTCTACGACAGCTATGAGGCGTTGCTTCAGGCGGGCATCGACGCGGTCATCGTATGCCCGGAAAACATCAAGCACCGTCCGCTGACCGAGATGGCGGCGAAAGCGGGCAAACATGTGCTGTGCGAGAAGCCCCTCGCCACCAACAAAGCCGACGGCAGGGCGATGATTGAAGTCTGCAAGGCAAACAGCGTACAGCTGATGACCGCTTTCCCTTGCCGCTTCAGTCCCTCATACATCCGCCTGAAGCAAATGGTGGAGTCCGGCGAGCTGGGCGAGGTGCTTGCCATCCGGGGCACCAACCGCGGGCGCAATCCCGGGGGATGGTTTATCGTGCCCGAGCTCTCCGGCGGTGGCGCGGTGATCGACCACACGGTGCATGTCACCGACCTCTGCCGGGACCTGCTCAAGAGCGAGGTGGTGGAGGTGTACGCCGAGATCGGCAACGGCTTCTGCCATGGTGACTTCGACGACACGGGCATGCTCACGCTCACCTTCGCCAACGATGTGTTCGCCACACTGGACTCGTCGTGGTCCCGTCCGAAGGTGTTCCCCACCTGGGGCGACGTGACCCTGCAGGTGGTGGGCACAAAAGGTCTGGTATATATGGACATGTTCGCCCAGAACTCTACACTGTACGATGACCGCAACATGCGCATCACGCTGGAGCACTGGGGTTCCAGCATCGACTACGGTCTGGTCAGCGCATTTGTAGAGAGCGTGGCGACGGGCAAACCCGTGCCGATTACCGGCGAGGATGGTCTGGCGGCGGCGGAGGTCGCGTTCGCGGCGTATGAGTCCGCAAAGCGCGGCGAGCCGGTGAGGCTACCTCTGCCGGAATAA